The following are encoded in a window of Pseudomonadota bacterium genomic DNA:
- a CDS encoding bifunctional sulfate adenylyltransferase/adenylylsulfate kinase, translating to MSNLIQPHGGTLCDNYLHGDELETTRDKARGYPDWNLNTRQLCDIELLLNGGFSPLKGFLTQAEYDGVVSDMRLPDGNLWPIPINLDVSQAFADSLSAGDWVALRDPEGVLIGVMEVSDIWQPDKAKEAQGVFGTTDPAHPGVHYLMNRAGAVYLGGRVLGITPPTHYDFRSLRLTPTEMRAAFDKLGWRRIVAFQTRNPMHRAHQELTHRAAKQVEANLLIQPVVGMTKPGDIDYFTRVRCYENLLRHYPEHSTMLSLLPLAMRMGGPREAVWHAIIRKNHGCSHFIVGRDHAGPGKDSQGNDFYGPYEAQELVSQYHDELGIEMVPFQQMVFVEEKAQYVPVDEVEEGDSVLNISGTEFRRRLREGADIPEWFSYPDVVKELRRSYPPRSRQGFTVFFTGLSGSGKSTIANALMVKLMEMGGRPVTMLDGDLVRKHLSSELGFSKDHRNLNVTRIGFVAAEITKHRGIAICAPIAPYTDTRRIVREMVEANGGFVEVHVATSLEVCEERDRKGLYAKARAGQIKEFTGISDPYEAPEEPELVIDTQDCSPDEAAQRVLLKLENLGYLD from the coding sequence ATGTCCAATTTGATTCAGCCCCACGGCGGCACCCTTTGCGACAACTATCTGCACGGCGACGAACTCGAAACGACCCGTGACAAAGCCCGTGGCTATCCCGATTGGAATTTAAATACCCGCCAATTGTGCGACATCGAACTGCTCCTGAATGGCGGTTTTTCCCCGCTGAAGGGATTTCTCACCCAAGCCGAATATGACGGCGTGGTCAGCGACATGCGGCTGCCAGACGGCAACCTCTGGCCCATCCCCATCAATTTGGACGTCTCGCAGGCGTTTGCCGACAGCCTCTCCGCGGGGGACTGGGTTGCGTTGCGTGATCCAGAAGGCGTTCTGATCGGCGTAATGGAAGTCAGCGATATATGGCAGCCGGACAAGGCGAAAGAAGCCCAAGGCGTATTCGGCACCACCGACCCGGCGCACCCCGGCGTGCACTACTTGATGAACCGTGCCGGCGCGGTTTATTTGGGCGGACGGGTGCTGGGCATCACCCCCCCCACGCATTACGATTTTCGCTCCTTGCGCCTCACCCCGACGGAAATGCGCGCCGCTTTCGACAAGTTGGGATGGCGCCGGATCGTGGCCTTCCAAACCCGGAACCCTATGCACCGGGCTCACCAAGAACTGACCCACAGGGCGGCCAAACAAGTCGAAGCCAACCTGTTGATTCAACCCGTGGTGGGCATGACCAAACCCGGTGATATCGACTACTTCACCCGCGTGCGCTGCTACGAAAACCTGCTCCGCCACTATCCGGAGCATTCCACGATGCTCAGCCTGTTGCCCCTGGCCATGCGCATGGGCGGTCCGCGCGAAGCCGTCTGGCATGCCATTATTCGGAAGAACCATGGGTGCTCGCACTTTATCGTCGGGCGCGACCATGCCGGGCCGGGCAAGGACAGCCAAGGCAATGATTTTTACGGCCCCTACGAAGCGCAGGAGCTGGTCTCCCAATACCACGACGAGCTGGGCATTGAGATGGTGCCGTTCCAGCAAATGGTGTTCGTGGAAGAAAAAGCCCAGTACGTGCCAGTGGACGAAGTGGAAGAAGGCGACAGCGTGCTCAACATCTCCGGCACCGAATTCCGCCGCCGTTTGCGCGAAGGGGCAGATATCCCCGAGTGGTTCTCGTATCCCGATGTGGTCAAGGAATTGCGCCGCAGCTACCCCCCGCGCTCCCGGCAGGGCTTTACCGTGTTTTTCACCGGTTTGTCCGGCTCCGGCAAGTCCACAATCGCCAACGCGCTTATGGTGAAACTAATGGAAATGGGCGGCCGGCCGGTGACCATGCTCGATGGAGACTTGGTGCGCAAGCATCTCTCCAGCGAGCTGGGTTTTTCCAAAGATCATCGTAATTTGAACGTGACCCGCATCGGCTTTGTGGCCGCGGAGATTACCAAGCACCGCGGCATTGCCATTTGTGCTCCTATCGCACCCTATACCGACACCCGCCGGATAGTGCGCGAAATGGTGGAAGCCAACGGCGGCTTCGTGGAAGTACATGTCGCCACATCGCTGGAAGTATGCGAAGAACGTGACCGCAAAGGCCTCTACGCCAAAGCCCGAGCGGGACAAATCAAGGAATTCACCGGCATCAGCGACCCCTACGAAGCACCCGAAGAACCGGAACTGGTCATCGACACCCAAGACTGCTCGCCCGACGAAGCCGCGCAACGGGTGTTGTTGAAGCTGGAAAATCTCGGCTATTTGGACTGA
- a CDS encoding SLC13 family permease: protein AIAQFLLDFTHASPWSTMVAIYVATVIFTNLITNNAAAVLMFPFALNIAGDLNVSFMPFAIAIMMGASSSYATPIGYQTNLMVMGPGGYRFSDYFRLGIPLTVVAGIITVVTIPMVWSF, encoded by the coding sequence GCCATCGCACAGTTCTTGCTGGACTTCACCCATGCCAGCCCTTGGTCTACCATGGTGGCCATTTACGTGGCCACGGTCATCTTTACCAACTTGATCACGAACAATGCTGCGGCGGTGCTGATGTTTCCCTTTGCACTGAACATTGCCGGCGACTTGAACGTGAGTTTTATGCCCTTCGCCATCGCGATCATGATGGGTGCGTCTTCCAGCTACGCCACCCCTATCGGTTATCAAACCAATCTGATGGTGATGGGACCGGGCGGCTACCGGTTCAGCGACTACTTCCGTTTGGGCATCCCCCTCACGGTGGTTGCAGGAATCATTACGGTCGTCACCATTCCCATGGTCTGGTCCTTCTGA